The window TGTTTATTCAGTGTTTAAGGATGTGCTACGAATGCTTTGGATAGTAGTTCATGCTAATCATTCCTATCAAACACTATAAACACAGGCATTGGTTTCAGAGGCGGTAGGGAAAGGTCATAACACGTGAGTGATTACAACACAGCCTAGACAGGAACTGAGAATGTAGACAGACATTTTCTCTACCGCAGACTGCTTCTCTGCTGTTACATTGGGACAGAGTTGAACTTTTTAGTGGGACTATGACCCCATTGCAAGAGGGGAATAATATTtcaacacacacccccacacacacttgcTAATCTGAGCACACTGTTTTATCTAAGGATTCACTGACATTAATTCTAAACTGCATCTGGGCCCTTCAGTACCTTCACACAGGCGTAAAACTCCCACTCTTAATGGTGCATTTTTAAAGAAATCCTATTGCTAATTACCTACTGCAACTAATTTAATTAAAATGTATTCCTTGAATTTGATTGAAGTGCCAAAAATGCATAAATTAGATAGATGATTAACTCACAAAAGAACCTGGATTCTAAGGTGGACATTTAGTCAGTTGGGCTTTAGCTGGGAAGCCCTCCATGAATGAGagcacctcagagagagagagagagagagagggagataggagagaaagagagagcaagataggagagagaaagaaagagagcgagagagagagagatgactcacCTCCTATTCCTCCTGTATCAATTGTAATCAAGCTCTACTTCCGTATGGAAATCTGTACACTACCACAAAGCCTTTGATGGTTCCTATTGTAGTTTTTTCCAAAAAATGATTGTAAAAGTTAATGTGGTGCATGATCATATGGAGTCACTAGCATTTATGTCAGTCATAAAGGCATTTTATGTTTGATTATTGATGTTTGAAGTGCAGCCGTTCTTCACAGAATGGCTTTACTGCACATATACATGACGTACAGTATATGTACATGACTATTCAAttattttgttcagtatttatTGGGTTTTGTGCgtttggagaagaaaaaaaataggtCAATAATTTACAGCTGCTGTGAAGTAGAATAAATAACCCCTGTCTCTTTTTATCACGTGTGTTCTCTTCTCACAGCATTTTGCCCACTAAGATGGGGCTCCTCTTGGGAGACTACATGGGGGCATTCAATTTCATGGATGCATTCAAAGGCCATGGGAAAAAGGACTGAAGCATTCAATAAGTGCTCAGGAGGGGAGGATCTCAATCCATTTCCCGCATGAAGTGCTGCAGTTTACAACCCTTTGTGAATCTAGACTACATTTTAATAAGCTTTTCTGACTTTTATAATGGAAGTAATATGCATGTCCTACATACCAGTGCCTAACTGCCTATACATGTACATATAGGAAATTCACTGTAGAATTGAATTGTTAGTGCACAAATAATTATCGCCTATGAAGGATGTTTTAAAGAGCCATTGACATTATACAGATATGATGCACTCGTATGAAACTATAGTTACTAATTCTACCATATATGTTGTTACCTCTTGTTTTACTGTTGTGTGGGAATACAGTATGAGGTAAATGTCTGTTATTTTATGTCCAATGAGATTTCTCTCCTGAGAGTCACTTGAAATGTATTCATTTACAAAAGCTACTGCTTTAAAGTGGTTGTTGAATGATATCTTGCTTTTATGTACTTTAATCGAAGTATATGCATTGTTAGCCTTCATTATATTATAGTCTTATTATGTAGCTTGTTCAAAAGTATCCGCATCAAAAATGTAGTTGGGATATATATTGCCATGGCAATAAAGCTGCTAAGAAACtttaataatttaataatatGCCAAAGTATACTTTAAAGGATGCTGATGTTTCAACTCGTTATGTGATAGTAGGAAATTATGGACATATCATCATTATTCATTTACAGGTGCAGCCATGGTTATCTTTTCAGATAATCCCAATCGTATATCATGTCTTAATGATTGACCATGTATGCCTCATATTAATCTTTGCTTGTTGGAAAGTTAAATGTTTGGAAAGCTTTACAACTGTCTGATCGCATAATAAAAAGACATGATCTCAAATTAACATACATGGTTTATCTTCTTTATGCCATTGACTAAAAGTAGGACATCTGTTCAAAGTAATAGATTGGCACAGAGTAAGAGACGTTCTTTGCTTGATTGCTTGTTTGATAATGAGTGCAACTCTTAATCGGTATTCTGAGAGCCACAATGTTGTAGTGCACATCTGCTGTGTGCAGGGGATTGTTGATTATAGGCATTATCTCAACATTTGCATGGAAAAACACACTCTAGAAATCTGCAGATCTGGTGGATCCTCACAGTCTGACAGTGGTCAGTCACCATTAAAACATTTAACAACCCTACTTATCATTCGCCGATTCGAGGGGAAAACAACATTGCTGTAGACCTCTATAGCCAGATTTGAGGAAGCAGGGTAATGTGTGGGTGGCTCCGTCAGTAAAGCAACAGCACCACCTCGTGTAAATGGCTCTGAAACACTAATGCGAAACAATAGCACTGGCATACAACCGACACTACATGACATGATACAAATTTGTCGGAATACAATACAACTGAAGCTTTTCAAATGTGTTTTATTGTATCAAGTCATAGGCTATTACCTTACATAATGCATGCACTTGAAACAATCAGTACAAAGTTAAGTATTTTCCCAAAataacctggtcccagacctgCATGTGCCTTCACGAGTGATTCAAAATACTAGCCAACTGAGATTCCAAGGGGTTTGGCTAactgcatatactgtatgtgatggtGTAAACACTGCGGCAGCATGGATTATTGAATCAGAATATGACCCACTTTACTCCTGGCACTCATTTATTTAAACCTGCCCAACAGAGTAGACCTTTACATTGCAAGACTGTTTAGCATAACAGCGAATCAGATGTTGGCCAAAGCACCTTTGGGACTCCggagtggcgtagcggtctaaggcactgcatctcggtgctagaggcatcactacagaccctgtttttaattccaggctgtatcataaccggctgtgattgggagtcccatagggcggcgcacaattggcccagcatcgtacgtgttagggtttggctgggtagGCCGttattctaaataagaatttgttcttaactgacttgcctagttaaataaaaaacaatacagATCTGCGATCAGGCTTGGTGCCAATGTTATGGTTTTTCCTCAATCGTGTACAAGCAATTTTTGGATCCGTGTTGAAACGTATAATTAGCAGGTCAGCAGCGATCAAATGCATGTACTAACGTTATGATCATTTTCTTGTCTTTGTACCTGACTTGCATTTCATAGACCACCTTTTGCAAAACTTTAAATACAAATGTCATCAGCGAATACAAAATGAATTGTAGTCTTTTTCACAGAAtattaacaaaaaaaatgttcACCCGAAGAGAAATGTGTACAATTGCGTTAACTGTTTCCGGTAATGAGTAAATACTACTGCACGGAATTCTAATTAAATCCCATCAGTGTCATACCATGTACAATATCGGGAAATTTCTAAGCAATGGGGACTCACTTGTATGATTTTGTACAATATTGCTGACATGCAGAGTGAAGTTGGGTTACTTCTAAGTAAATCTTGAGGCTATACGTTCATTTCAGTGGTGTTCCTCCATTGTATTCACCTCGTTTCCTATTTATGTATAGCAATGGAGTCTACAAAACTATGAGAAACCCAGCCTATGCATTGAATACAAGGACTTAGATTGTGATACCGATGAATGAATCCTGCACACAATGCTGATTTTAAAAACATGTAATGTGTATGAAATATGCATAAAAGGAGACTAATCGCACAGAATTCTGCACCTTTCAATGGTTGTAGGCTAGTACCAATTTTGATCATGACTTAGTGACTGCAAATAAAGACTTTTGTCTGCTTGTACTCCAGAGATAAATATGGTTGCATTAATGTCTTTGCAGACACTAGTCTTGTGGACTGTTGTAAAAATCGACAACATTGTTCCAAAAAAATGCTTTTACGTGATTGTGAAAAAAGTACACTAAATAAATAATTTTACAAACAGATTCAGTTTATTTTCAGAGATGCTGGCAAGGCTTGCAAATAAAGGTGAGTAAGTCCATAGTCTTTCCAGTTCTTTCTTTAAAGATTATTAAAAAGACTTGATTCATCAAGGCAACTTGAAGTGCTTTTCCATATAGCTCCACTCATACTAACCAGCTATGCACATTCATTGCCAGATTTCAGCATACTGTAGTGATTTGATCATTGATATCGGTATTTGACAGGTTTCAACGCCACCATCAACCTTTAGTGGCAAGCAGCACACAGTGCGGCAGAGGCACCTCTTGGGGCATGGTCAGCATCATAATGGTGAGGTGTGTGGAGGAGCTCTCAGACCTTCATAAAGAAGGTGTCTGTTCCAGAGCTTTACTGGAAAGTATGGTCTACACCCCACTCCAGTGTTTCCTTCTACTGGTCTTGCCACTGCCTCAATAGGGCTTGCCTCCAATGGCAGCTAGTATCTCCTGGCGCTCCTCAGCAGTGGGCATGTCAGGCTTCACGCCGTCTCGTCTCCTATTCACCATGAGGTTGTGCTGAAAAAAAGAACAGAAAACATTGGAATCACGTCGATTTAAGTCCATAGGCCCTGTGATACACACTGATTTGGGACTGTTAGGGTCAAATCCCaactgatgaaaaaaaaaaaaaaatgggtgcCTGATGTTTTGCCCTTGAACGAGTCACCTAACCCATTACAATTGCTTCAAGGGCGCTGCACCCTCAGGGTGGTTGTGTGTCTCCTGGGGGGTGTGAACATAAGAGTATTTCCAATCTCTGAAAGTTAATAGACAATGAAGTACATATTATAATGCAGATGGATAGATGAACAAAACCAGAACATTACCAATTATTTTGTAGGGCAGCTCCGTGCAAATGTCTACATTCCCAAGACTGCAATGTGGGTGTCCTGGAACACAGCCACTGCAAATCCCCATCTCAACCCAGTTGACGTAGACAGAGGCTCGTTAAGGGGTGGGCtcttgccttagaccgctgcgccactcgggaggcattgcatcacagtgctagaggagtcGCCACAGATcagggtttgatcccgggctgtatcacaaccgactgatcaggagtcccatagggtagtgcacaattggcccagtgtcttcCGGGTTAGGTGATGGTTTGGCTGGAGggtctttacttggctcattacgctctagcgactccttgtggcgggccaggcgcctgcaggctgacctctaGTCAGCTGAACagtgtttccttcgacacattagtgcggctggcttccgggttaagcgggcgggtgttaagaactGCGGTTTGGCAGGTCACGtctcggaggacgcatgactcaaccgTCGCCTCCCGAGGCCTTTGGGGAGTTgcaacgatgagacaagattgaaattggggGTAAAATTTAAGGAAAAAATAAGTGGCCTCTTCAGCAGGTGCTAATCAATTAAGTGGATTCCATAGTTTAATGACTGGCACAGAATAACTCAACAGGGAGCGAGCTTTGAATGCAGTGAGTCATTCTGCTAGTCCTTCCAATTTTAGTTTGAGGTGATTTGAGTATGTTTTAATATTAAACATTGCCTTCGGACAACCTGTAAATTTGAATTCTTCATCTTTGCCTCATGTTGGCCTACATGCAATACTTAATATCTATTTGAGATCTCTCACTGCATTAGGCTACATTAGATTGGCACTCATGGATTGCGCCAATGCATACTCACCCAGTATTTTCTGCAGTTTTTGTATCTCAGAAAATATGCAGAACACATGTTCTTATCATAGTTATTGGCATCCAAACATTTCTGAGAACCATCACTTTCCTGGAAAAGAGTAAAGTCATGTGGTTCAATTTGACAGAAATTACATTAACATTCAAACCAGTATAGATCTCAAATTTAGTAGGCATAATCTCATTCAAACATGTAGCCTGCATACTAATACATACTTCAATGCATGGGTTTATATCTTTACTTCGAAGCTTGCGCACGTTTTTGTCCATTTCTTTCTGCGTCGCTGAAAAAAAACAAATGTGCAATACATTGAAGTCGATACATTGTCTCGTACAATTAAACAATTTATGATCACGGTTGGCTACAATAAAACATACAAGGTCAGGGATGGACCCATTGACCTATGTATTCTCAAGTGCGGCAACAATGACTAGATAAATATCAGGTACAAAAAAAGTTACCATAATTTCAGGAACAGCAAACTCATAGCTGCACCTTATAACGTTGTTGCTACAGCTCGAGCTACATGGATGAACGTCAGAGAAGGCGAAGCGAGAGCGTTTACGGCGCTCAAAATCTGTCCACGAAATAAGACcaaagtatttttttttgtatGGAGATCGGTGACGAATTTgtttaacaaaaaaatgtaatcgcTAATTTCCTACTTGAGGCGTATTTGATGTGATATAAGTTATGTAATGGTTATGTTGTTACGAATGCACTGACAGTGGACGCACGTGGCattttggcaaaaaaaaaaaaaactttaaatcGGAGTTGTGCCTGTTCACAAGCATATCTGCCCTCTAATTGGCTGGAATtgtcccacctgatctcgcctaCCTTCCATCTTCGTGGACATATTTCCATTGTTAGTGCCGTCACtcgactatcttgtcaatataatagatcatctttgTCATTGACCTTCGAATGAGTGAGCTAGCTACTGCAACTATAGCAGCTAACTAATAAAAAATTAAGCCCGCAAGAGGGCTAACGACCCTTTCTGCTAACCGATGTCACAAAAGCGACACTGCAAAGGCAAAAGGTTATCTCAAAAGTTGTGCATGACTCTCCCCAAAGATGTATGATAATGTCGCAGCTAggcatagctagctagccagccaggaaGTCGAATTGTTTGATAATGATATTTTCACGCGACAGCGAACCTTTCGCAAATCACTGCGCTTCGACTTTGGTCAAATCTACATGACTGCCCACCGCCTTCCGCACTTACTTTTCTTGATGTTATGTGGAAATCTTGGTTGAATACTTGTGCATCTATTCCCTCATGTCAGTTCGAACGTCATTTAATAACATCGCACTACGATGTTCATGACGTCTGCAACAAACTGACAGCAAAACTGACCAACAGGACAAAATACAGAAACGACGACAGGGTACTTTTCAGTAAACTGACAGGTCGATACGCCAATAGGACGGTTCTAATGACATTCTTAGTCCACCTATTGTTATAAATAAAACCAAAATGAAGTCAATGCGATTGACAGTATCACTAGCGAGTCCGAAAATTGAACTTTATTAAAAGGGACAAACAATGACACTGAAATATAAAAGTGACAAGACGTTACACAAATCAAAAATAAGAGGTGGGAGGGATATTGAGTAGGCGTGGCCAAAATGTATGTTTGGTTGCATCGCAGCGCATACACAATGGCTGCTGGAAAGAGGGGAAAGCAAACAATTTTCAGGCCCGCCGCGTCTAGCAAAAAATATgagaaaaaaattataaaaaattcGGAAAATAGTTGAAAGTCAAGAAAAACTCCGTAGAAAGGATGTTAAGGCTCCTGGGGTGAGTTTGGCGTAATTTAAGTAAATTGTTACGGAGTTCTTGAATTAAAATATCGGGGTTATTCAAATTATGAGAGAGGGGTGAGCTAGGGAAAAAAGTTTGTGTTAATCAGCACCCAGTTTGGGACCTCAGAGGAAACCAAAGGAAGACAGAAATATTAAGaaaatttaaataaattgtgTCATTAGCGCTAGGCATGTCACGTTGCGTAATAGTGAATGTCAACAACCATGGAAAACAGTTGAGTTGAGAAAAGTTAAGAAAAGTTTAGCAATTTTGTTTCGTTTACGTTTTTCCTGAATATAATAACAACAGTGCTGCGAGGACAGCCGACGGGAACACACGCGCACTT is drawn from Oncorhynchus tshawytscha isolate Ot180627B linkage group LG29, Otsh_v2.0, whole genome shotgun sequence and contains these coding sequences:
- the chchd7 gene encoding coiled-coil-helix-coiled-coil-helix domain-containing protein 7, producing the protein MDKNVRKLRSKDINPCIEESDGSQKCLDANNYDKNMCSAYFLRYKNCRKYWHNLMVNRRRDGVKPDMPTAEERQEILAAIGGKPY